Proteins found in one Candidatus Methylomirabilota bacterium genomic segment:
- the kdsA gene encoding 3-deoxy-8-phosphooctulonate synthase, whose amino-acid sequence MTAASTDTRPVTVAGVTIGGGAPLVLIGGPCAIEDERHALMMAERLQRMTGAARVPFIYKSSYDKANRSSVHSYRGPGLKEGLRILARVKETSGLPVLSDVHDVSEVGPAAEVLDVLQVPAFLCRQTDLLLACGATRKPVNVKKGQFLAPRDMGNVVDKIRSTGNEAILLTERGTSFGYNNLVVDFRGLPIMRAFGYPVIFDATHAVQLPGGAGDRSGGERQYVQALARAAIAVGVDALFMEIHEDPDRTLPDGRPLSDGPNMLRLDDLPRLLDELAAISHGLGKGGP is encoded by the coding sequence ATGACGGCGGCGTCTACGGACACGCGCCCGGTCACGGTGGCCGGGGTGACCATCGGCGGCGGGGCGCCCCTCGTCCTCATCGGCGGCCCCTGCGCCATCGAGGACGAGCGGCACGCCCTCATGATGGCCGAGCGACTTCAGCGCATGACGGGGGCGGCCCGCGTGCCCTTCATCTACAAATCGTCCTACGACAAGGCCAATCGATCGTCGGTCCACTCGTACCGGGGACCCGGGCTCAAGGAGGGGCTGCGCATCCTGGCTCGGGTCAAGGAGACGAGCGGCCTGCCCGTCCTTTCCGACGTGCATGATGTCTCCGAGGTCGGACCGGCCGCCGAGGTGCTCGATGTGCTCCAGGTCCCGGCATTCCTGTGCCGGCAGACGGATCTGCTCCTGGCCTGCGGCGCCACGCGCAAGCCCGTCAACGTGAAGAAGGGGCAGTTCCTGGCCCCGCGAGACATGGGCAATGTGGTCGACAAGATCCGCTCCACGGGCAATGAGGCGATCCTGCTCACCGAGCGCGGGACGTCCTTCGGTTACAACAATCTCGTGGTGGACTTCCGCGGGCTGCCCATCATGCGGGCCTTCGGCTATCCGGTGATCTTCGACGCCACTCATGCCGTCCAGCTGCCGGGAGGGGCAGGGGACCGCTCGGGCGGGGAGCGGCAGTACGTGCAGGCCCTGGCCCGGGCCGCCATCGCGGTGGGGGTGGACGCGCTCTTCATGGAGATTCACGAGGATCCCGACCGCACCTTGCCCGATGGGCGGCCATTGTCGGACGGGCCGAACATGCTGCGCCTCGACGACCTGCCGCGGCTCCTCGACGAGCTCGCGGCCATCAGCCATGGACTCGGGAAGGGAGGCCCGTGA